ATTTACGACAGTGACCACCATCAGATGACAGACCGGCACGGACATATGATCAATTATGACGCTGAAGTCACTTTGGAGGATTCCGTTTGGCTTACTTCAAATATCACAGTGCAGCGGGGCGTGACCATAGGCACCGGATCCATCGTGGGAGCACATACATTGGTTAAAAGGGAAATTCCGCCGTATTCTCTTGCAGAGGGAAACGTCGGATTAAAGATTACAGCCATCGATAAGATCACCGGATGGAAACGGGATAGTACTCATAAGAGAGATTAAGGAGGGAACTCAAATGAAAGAGACTGTAGAAGAATTGATTCAGGAAGCTATTCTCGAGCTCAACGAGCAGCTGGATGAGGACAGAAAGATTTCGTACAGCGAGGATTTAAAGCTGATCGGTGTAAACGCCGCCCTTGAATCCATCTCGTTTGTCACTCTGATTGCGATTCTTGAAGATCTGATCAGTGACAGACTAGGCAAGAATATCCTCATCGTAAATGACAGAGCCTTTTCACAAGAAAGGAGTCCATTCCGCTCCGTCGAGTCGTTGTCTGATTATGTAACAGGACTCCTGCATGAAACGGAATAGAGGTGAAGCAAGATGGTCATCGTCATCACCGGTGCGAGTAAGGGCATCGGACTTGCGCTTGTAAAGCATTACATAGAAAATGATCATACCGTAATCGGCTGCAGCAGAACCAAACCGGATTTTGAGCACGAGCACTTTTGCCATTACCTCGGGGATGTGACAAATTATGATGAGGTTCAGAAATTTGCGTTTGAGGTTGCCAACGCTCATCCCGTTGTAGATGTGCTGATCAATAATGCGGGAGCAGCGTCTATGAACCATTTTATACTGACAGATCCCCGCTCAGCAGAAAGGCTGATGCGAATAAATTATCTGAGCGCATTTGCCTGCTCCCGTGGATTCATCAGGCTCTTAAGGAAATCCGAGCACCCACGCATTATCAATTTTACCACGGTAGCGGTTCCCCTTAATCTGGAAGGTGAATTGGCCTACGGTGCATCAAAAGCAGCAGTCGAGAGCCTGACCAAAGTGTTGTCAAAGGAGCTGGGATCTTTCCGGATTACTGTGAATGCTGTGGGACCAGCGCCCACAAAGACCAACCTGATTGCCAATGTCCCCAAGCATAAGCTTGAAAAAATACTGGAGCAGCAGGCAATCCGGCGCTTTGCTGAATTTGAGGACATCGTACAGGTCATCGATTTTTATATGAATCCCAAAAGTGATTTTATAACAGGGCAAATCATCTATTTAGGCGGTATCTGCAGATGAACATTGATTTTATCGAAAACATCCTCGAGGATTGTAAAGAAAATCTTGCAGTAATTACGCCGGAGAAAGCATATACATATGAAGACATCAAGCAAAAGTTAAAGGCCTGCCAGCTGTATTTAGAGGAACATGGAGTGAAGTCTGGAAGTGTCACCGGTATTTACGCTGATTATTCAGCAGAAGCCATTGCCCTGCTGCTGGCTTTAATCGAGCGAGACTGCATCATCGTACCCATCTCTAAGACGGTGAAAAACAGCCACAGACTGATTGAGATTGCTCAGTGCGAAAATGTTTTTGACTGCGACACTGGCTTTGACTGCGACACTGCCATTGGGACCTTTGCCGGAGCCAAAGAGAATGGGCAGGATGAGATCCGATTTCGGACTACGGAGGTGAAGGCGGATCACGCGATGCTCCTCGAATTGAAAAAAAAGGGTGTCCCGGGATTAATCCTTTTTTCATCCGGTACCACTGGCGAACCGAAAGCCGCACTTCACGATCTGTCGAGACTGCTGGAAAAGTTCAAAAGGCCGGGGAAAAGCTTAAAAACGATTTCATTTTTGCTATTTGATCACATCGGCGGATTTAATACTCTGCTGCACACGATCAGCCATGGGGGAACCATTGTCACTACGCCAAGCCGTATGCCGGAAGCCGTTTGTGCTGTTATTGAAAGGGAAAGGATCGAGTTACTGCCTACAACACCGACTTTTCTAAATATGGTGTTGCTGAACAAGCTCTACGAAAGATATGACCTCTCCTGCTTGAAAATAATTACCTACGGAACTGAATCAATGCCCGAGCATACGTTGAAACTGCTGTCCGCGATCCTGCCTCATACGGTTTTCAAGCAAACCTACGGTTTGTCGGAAGTAGGAATTCTCTCTACCAAATCAGAGGGATCCGACTCCCTATGGATGAAGATCGGGGGTGAGGGATATGAAACAAAGGTTGTGGAAGATGTGCTTTTTATCAGAGCGGAGTCTGCGATGACAGGATATCTGAATGCCCCTTCTCCTTTCGACGAAGAGGGCTGGTTTGACACGAAGGATCGTGTAGAGCTTAAGGACGGGTATCTGAAAATTCTCGGCAGGACCACCGATTTGATCAATGTAGGCGGCGAGAAGGTATATCCCATAGAAATTGAAAGTGTCCTTCTTCAGCTTGACGGCGTCCTGGATGCAAGAGTATATGGTGAGAAAAACCCGATTATGGGAAATACCGTAGCGGCGGAGGTGCAGGTTGCATCCCATAACAATAGCAGAGATTTTATTAAAGCATTGAGAAATCACTGTGGTGAGCATTTGGAAAAATACAAACGGCCCGTGCATTTCTTCTTAACGGAGTCCATACTGTGCGGGGATCGGCTGAAAAAGAAGCGTTAAAGCAGAAAAAGGGGGAGTTTATTTTGCTGAAGGTTAAGCGATTCAAGCCAGAAATGATATTACTGATGATGATTCTGTTATTCATATCCATAACGGTGCTGCTGATCAGCCGCACGTATGAGACCTCTTGTATTGGTGCCTATCAATATGTTGCTTTGGGTGACTCATATTCCTCCGGTCAGACGCCTTACGGAGATCATGAGGGATATGGATATTCGGATTTCATCAAAGATAAGCTGGCAGAGGCTGGGATTTTGAAGGAATACAGCAAGAAGGGCGTTTCCGGATATACAACAGAAGATGTGCTTCAGCAGCTGCCGTCCATCCGCAGGCTCCTTGCAGAGGCAGATATTATAACGCTGGACGTAGGAATTAACGATATCCAGTATTTGGATGAATTTAAAGAGTATCGGAGGAAGCCATCGCCGGAAAATCTGGAAGTCCTAAAAACAGCAGTTGCACTGCAGGTTCCTGAGATTACAAGGAATTTAAAGCAGATCATCGATGACATCAACACTGCTGATACAGATTCCCGACCAGCCATCTATCTGATGGGTTATTTTAATGCTTATCCCTATCTGCCTGAATTGGAATCCGTCATAAACAGCCTGAATGATGGGATTCTCAGCGTGGCCATTGAAACGGGCGTATCGTATGTTCACACCAAAGATGTTATGGATCAAGACTTGAAACGTTATCTTCCGGGAGATACACATCCAACTGTGGAAGGTTACCAGATCATTGCCGAGGAGTTTTGGAAGTCCATCTATAAAGACTTTATAACAAAGCCATTGGCCGATCGTTCTTTGGTCGATGTGAAAGGGCACTGGGCCGAAGCGCAAATCAATAAATCCTTGGAGGAAGGAATCATTACGGGATTTTCCGATGGTTCCTTTCGTCCCGACAGGGCAGTCTCCAGGGCGGAATTTATTACGATTATTAATCGGTATTTTCATCAGACAGAAAAGACTGAGATTTCCTTTTCCGATGTGCCAGAGCATGCATGGTATCGCACTGAACTTGAAATTGCTGCCAAATCCGGCTATGTTGCTGGAAATCAAACCGGCAGCTTCAACGCAAATGAAAAGGTGACGCGGCAGGAAGCCTCGGTTATTTTTGCAAAGAAGATGGGGTTTTCGCTGTCTGCGGAAAACAGCGAGGCAGAACAATATGAGGATTGGAAGGAAATCCCCGACTGGAGCCTTCCTTCTGTCAATGCGATGATAAAACACGGAATTATGAAGGGTTATCCAGACAACCGATTTCACTGTCAGGGTTTTGTAACCAGAGCGGAAGTTTTGACCATGCTTGACAAACTTGCGGGTCAGATGGATTCTGATGGTGACCCGATAGAATAAAATATACTTCACAGATCACAGGAATATGGTATGATGATTACGATGAGAGCAATGCTGCTGCTTCCGCACCGGCTACTTAGAGCCGGCGGCTGTTCAATAGGAGGATGTGACTGTGGAACAAATTATATTTTCAAATGAGACAATACTTTCCTGGCTAAAGTACTTTTCCGGACATACAGACATCAGTCTTGCCGAGCTTAAGATCCTTGATATCACCGGAAAGAATAAGAATCTGATTCCCACTGTAATGACCAATCGTGCTGTCTTGGTATTTACCGATGCGGGACATCAAGATATTTTTTACGACATGTGGAATGCGGAACTGGGAGACTGTGATATCTGGTACAATGAAGGATCCGACCCGTCTGGCCAGATTAAGCATGATAAGCTTTCAAGCATGATAAACCGGGGAATCAACGCGTCTGCTGCCATGCTGATTCTGAATCCC
This genomic window from Clostridiales bacterium contains:
- a CDS encoding SDR family oxidoreductase; amino-acid sequence: MVIVITGASKGIGLALVKHYIENDHTVIGCSRTKPDFEHEHFCHYLGDVTNYDEVQKFAFEVANAHPVVDVLINNAGAASMNHFILTDPRSAERLMRINYLSAFACSRGFIRLLRKSEHPRIINFTTVAVPLNLEGELAYGASKAAVESLTKVLSKELGSFRITVNAVGPAPTKTNLIANVPKHKLEKILEQQAIRRFAEFEDIVQVIDFYMNPKSDFITGQIIYLGGICR
- a CDS encoding long-chain fatty acid--CoA ligase; translation: MNIDFIENILEDCKENLAVITPEKAYTYEDIKQKLKACQLYLEEHGVKSGSVTGIYADYSAEAIALLLALIERDCIIVPISKTVKNSHRLIEIAQCENVFDCDTGFDCDTAIGTFAGAKENGQDEIRFRTTEVKADHAMLLELKKKGVPGLILFSSGTTGEPKAALHDLSRLLEKFKRPGKSLKTISFLLFDHIGGFNTLLHTISHGGTIVTTPSRMPEAVCAVIERERIELLPTTPTFLNMVLLNKLYERYDLSCLKIITYGTESMPEHTLKLLSAILPHTVFKQTYGLSEVGILSTKSEGSDSLWMKIGGEGYETKVVEDVLFIRAESAMTGYLNAPSPFDEEGWFDTKDRVELKDGYLKILGRTTDLINVGGEKVYPIEIESVLLQLDGVLDARVYGEKNPIMGNTVAAEVQVASHNNSRDFIKALRNHCGEHLEKYKRPVHFFLTESILCGDRLKKKR